GGCGCGATCGAGCGCGGCGGCGACTGGTGGATCGTCCTCGACCCCGTCGACGGCACGACAAACGCCGCGCGCGGCATCCCGTACTACTGCACCACGCTTGCGCTTGGCCGCCGATCCACCGACGACGTCGTCTACGGCCTCACGCGAAACATCCCGACGGGCGAGACCTTCTCCGCCTGGAGGGGAGCGGGCGTCCGGCGGAACGGCCACCCGGTCCGCGCGGCGCCATTTCCCCGCGAGGAGCGGCCCACCTTTGCGCTCGTGCTTGGCAAGCGCGCCAACGCCACGGCCTTGAAGCTCGCCGGCATGCGGGCAAACGTGCGAGCGTTGGGCGCCGCGGCGCTCGACCTTGCGCTTGTCGCAAGCGGGGCGCTCGAGCTCTACTACCACGGCTACGGAAGCCTGCGCGTGACCGACATCGCAGCTGGCGTGCTCTTTGTGCGCGAGGCAGGCGGCGTCGTGCTCGACGGCGAGGGCAAGCCTCTGGCGATGCCGCTCACGCTTGCGCCGCGGTCGACCGTCCTTGCGGTCGGCGATCCCTCCGCGCTTGCGCCCGAGGGTCCGCTTGCCTCGTTGGGGGTGCCCGGGTGAAGCCTCCCACGCGCGTGGGCATCGTGGCGCGCGCGGACATGCCCGAGCGAGTGAAGGTGGCCGCCGAGGTCGCCTCGCTCCTGCGCGGCCGCGTGGAGCTTGTGGCCAAGGACGAGCTCGCCTCCCCGCTGTCGCTCCCCGGCGAGCCGCTTGCGCAGATGCGCGCCGACGTCATCGTCACCATCGGCGGCGACGGCACCATCCTCTACACGCTCCAGCAGAACCCCGCGCCCGTCTTTGGCGTCAACACGGGCGAGCTCGGGTTCCTCACGGAGATCCTGCCCGCCGACTTGCGCGCGGGCCTCGACCGGCTGCTCTCGGGCGACTTTGCCCTCGAGGAGCGGACGAAGGTGGCCACGCGCCTCAACGGCGAGCGGCTGCCCGACGCAACGAACGAGGCGGTGCTCAAGGCATCGCGCGCAAGCAAGATGCTGCGCCTTCGCATCGCGCACGACCGCGACCTCATCGACGACGCGCTTCGCGCCGACGGCGTGATCGTCGCCACGCCCACCGGATCGACGAGCTACGCCATGAGCGCCGGCGGCCCCATCGTCGACCCGCCGCTTCCGGCCCTCATCCTCGTGCCGATCGCGCCCTTCAAGCTCTCGTCGCGGCCGCACGTGTTCCCCGCCTCCGACACGCTCGAGATCGAGATGCTCGCGCCCGGGAAGGACGCCGTCGTCGTCCTCGACGGGCAGTTCGAGCGTCCCATCGGCGAAGGCGACCGCCTCGCGTTCACCGGCTCCGAGCAGAAGGCGCGCTTCGTACGCTTCCGCAAGCACGGCTTCGAGCGCGTGCGAAAGCACCTCGTTCGGTAGGTTCAAGTCTCCCCACGCACGTCCGCGGGGTCATGGCGCAAGTGCAGAAGACGATCGAGGTTGCCGCGACCCCGGAGGAGGTCTGGGACGCCCTTGTGAACCCGAAGAAGCTCTCCGCGTGGCTCGAATGCGAAGCGGGCTTCCGCCGCCACGGCACCGCCGTGCACGCGGGCGACTCGTTCCGTCTCGACTGGGGCGAGGAATGGGTCGCCACCGGCGAGGTCGTCGACGCAAAGCCTGGCGCGCGGCTTGTCACGACGTGGGAATGGGAAGGCGACGACGAGGAGACCGAGGTCGTCTACGAGCTCGCGAAGACGCCCAAGGGCACGCGGCTCTCCCTCACGCACCGCGGCTTCGAGGACGAGGAGACGGCAGAGGAGCACGGCGACAACTGGGAAGCCTACCTCGCCAACCTCGCGACCGTCGCGGGCGCCCGCCGATGAGCCTCTTCGACTGGTTCCGCGGCGCGCGCGAGCAGCCGGAGACATGGCCGCGCCGCCCGCCCCCCCGGCGCGTGACGAAGATCACCAAGCAATGCCTGCGCTTCATCTGCGAGAGCGCGAAGTCGACGCACCCGCACGAGTTCGGCGCCGCGCTTCGCGCCGAGGACGACACGGTCGTCGAGCTCATCGTCGTTCCCACGGAATCCGGCCCCGTCTCCGCGCACATGCAACTCTGGAGCCTGCCGCTCGACAGCTCCGTCGTGGGCACCGTGCACAGCCATCCCGTAAGCGGCGTGCCGCAGCCAAGCGACGAGGACAAGTTCCTCTTCTCCAAGTTCGGCCACACCCACATCATCGTGGGCCGCCCCTACGGCGTGCACGACTGGCGCGCCTTCGACCACCGCGGCGACCCCATCCCGCTGGAAGTCGTGGCTTGACGAACATTCGACGCTTGCGCCCGAAACGACAAGGTGAAGCCCCGCCCACCGCATGATCGTCGCATGCAGCTTGTCGAGGGCGAGGCGGTCGTCCGCGTCCTTCGCCCCCACCCCTTGGCCGTCCTCCCACGCTACGCCCCCGCCGCGTACCTTGCCGCCCTCTCCGCCGGCGCGTACGTCCTCTTCGCAAGCGACGCGTGGCGGGCCTTCCTTGGACGCGACGGCCCCGCGACCGCGTGGGCGCTTGCCGCCGCCGTCGTCGCGCTTCCCATCCTCGCCGCCGGCTGGATCGCCTTCTGGCGCCTGCGGTCGCGGCTCGCGCTTGCGCTGTGGTTTGCCACGGCCGCCGCCGTCGCGCTTGCGGCCCCCCTCACCGGCCCGGCCCACGCGCTCGCCTTCCCGATCGCGCTATCCGGCGCCGCGCTTGCGGCGCTTGCGCACGGCGAGCTTGCGCGGCGCGCGGAGCGGTGCGTCGTCACGAACTACCGCCTCGTGCTGCAGCGGGGATGGCCCGCCCGGGAGGAGCGCTCGATCCGCTTCCCGCGGCTGCTTGACCTCGAGGTCCGCCCGCTTCCGCTTGTGCCCGTCGGCGCGCTCGTCGTGCGCCTGGACTCGGTGCGGGAGGAGATCGCCGGAGGGCCCGCGCAGATCCGCGGCGTCGTGCGCCCGCAGCGCGAGCGAGACCGCATCCTCGCGCTTGCCCGAAAGTCCGCGCCGCCTGCGTACCTTGGCGACAAGGGCGAGCAGGTGCGGCGCGTCGAGGAGATCCTTCGACACTAGCCCGACGCTTGCGATGAATGATCATCGCAGCCGGCGGGGCCGCGAAACTTCAACCCTTTTCGGAAGGTCTTCATGATCCCGGGCGGCCAACGGGCGACCGGTGAGACCGGATGTCCGGCAAGGAACCGAACGGAACGTTGCGCAGGCTGTTGATCGTGGGGCTGCTCGTCGCCGCAAGCTTTGCCGTGCCGGCCGCCTCAGCCGGGGATTGCGACGACAATCAAACCAACCAGTTCCCCGTCTGCACGCCCAAGGTGCAAGTGCTCGACCGAACCGTGCTTCACAAGACGGAAGTCGTCTGCGTCGGCGACAACTGTGACTAGGCACCCCGACAACAAACAAACGCTGAGGTGACGACCGTGTCCGGCAAGGAAACGAACCGAACGCTCCGCAGGCTGTTGATCGTGGGACTGCTGGTCGCCGCAAGTGTTGGCGTTCCGGCGGCCTCGGCGGGGGATTGCGACGACGGACAGCGCTACGACGCCCTCCTCTGCTTGCCGTGGAAGGTGCAGGTGCTCGACCGGGTCGTGGTGCGCGAGATCGTCTGCGTCGGCGACAATTGCGACTAGGCCTTGCGCCGCAAGCTGCGATGAACGATCATCGCAGCGTCATCCGCGTCATCCGCCGCCCAGGCGGTCCTCGTCCAGCCGGTTGATCCATTCCTGGTGCGCCACGCGGCAGCTCGACGCCTCCGCGATGTGGTCCATGAAGGCGGGGCCCTCGTCCTCGAGGGACGTCCCGCAAAACAGGCAACGGGGTCCTCCGGCGGGCTGCGCGCCAAGCGTTCGCGCGGCGGCACCGTGCGTGGGCGGCGTCATGGCCGCCTGTGCGACCGCCCCGGGCAAAGGGTTTGTGGGGCAAGGGTCGTTGGCAGGCCGCCTAGGAGAACAGGCGGCCCTTGTCCAGCAGCACCGGCGCCTTCTTCTGGAACTCGCGCTCGCGCGTGGAGGCCTCGCGCGGGCCCTCCTCGGGCGGCGAGGGCTCGCGCGTCTGCACGAGCTCGATCTTGCGGACGAGGGGGCCCCCGGCGCCGGCCTTGGCCGCCGTTGCCGATGGCGCGGCGCCGGGCGTCACGAGCTGCGCGGCGGCGCTTGCCGGCGCGGCTGCGGCGGCCGCGGCGGCGGGCACGGGCGCGCCCTTGCGGAAGAAGGCGTTGTTGATCGCGGAGAAGTGCTTCTGGTCGGCCGGGACGTCGGCCTCGGGGAAGATGGCCGACACGGGGCAGACGGACGCGCACGCGCCGCAGTCGATGCACACCTCGCGGTCGATGTACAGCTGCGTGGCGCCCGCAAAGCCGGGCGCGTCGAGGCGCGGATGGATGCAGTCCACGGGACAGACGTCGACGCATTCCCCGGACTTCACGCCGATGCACGCTTGCGCGATGACGTGCGTCATGCCGAAGCGGCGATGGGGCCGGCGGTCAAATAGCTTTCTGGCCGAGGGCCCGGTTTCCCAAGTGCCCTTCTTGATCCGAGGCGTGTCCGCGCAAGCTTACGGCGGAGAAGCGGCCACCCAGGCGCGTGCCCACCGAATGCGCGCCCCGGCCCTCTCGTCTTGCGCTTGCCCTTGCGCTGCTTGGCGTGGTCGGCGTCCTCTGGATTTCCCTCCGCGGCCGGGTCGTGTACACGACGGACGGCCCCTCGGGCGCGCTTGCGGGCGAGGGCTGGTTCCTGCACCCGGCGGCGCCGGCGCTTGCGCTGGCGGCCGTCGTCTGCGCCATGGCGGTGTGGAAGGGCCGCCGGGACGTCGCGCGGGCCGTCGGCGGCGCCGTGACGGCGGCCGGGCTCGCCTTTGCGCTGGCCGCTTGGTTCCAGCCCGGCTACGCGGGCTCGGCGGCGATGGCGCTTGCGGCCGGCGTGCCCGCGCTGCTTGCGGGCTGGATTTCGCGTCCGGACGATGCACCGCCGCCGGCGGGAACGTGGCTTCGCTCGGACGCCGCGCTTGCCGCCGTCGCCGTGGCGCTTGCGTTGGGCCCTCTCGCCTCGGCGGCCGCGCTTCCTGCGTTCCTTGCGCCCGACCTTGGCGAGGTCGCGGCGTTTGCCGCGCCGCCGGCGCTGCTTGCGCTCGCCGCGTTTGCCGCCGTGCTGCTCCTTTCGCCGTGGGCGCTTGCGCCGGCGATGGGCGCGCTCGCGTGGGCGTTCACGTTCGACCCGCCGCCGCATCCGGGATGGCTCCTGTGCGGGCTCTTTGCGCTCGCGGGCGCCGCGTGGACCGCGCGCGCGAGCTTCGAACTTGCGCGCGCGCCGCAGCGGCGGCCCACGACGCCCGCGTGAGGCCGCAATCGCGGGTGCACGCCAACGTTTAAGGCCGGAACCCGCGCTTCCGCCGCGATGCCCACGGGAAAGAAGCCCACGCGCAAGGAGCTCCTGTCCACGCCCGTACGACAGTTCGACGTCCGTTCCGTGAAGACGGTGGCAGACGCGATCGACGCGTTCAAGGACACGAGCTTCCAGGCGCGCAACCTCGGCACCGCGCTTGCCGTGTGGGAGAACATGCTCACGGACAAGGATCGGCCCACGATCGTGCTCGGGCTTGCGGGCTCGCTCATGGCAGGAGGCCTTCGCAAGGTGCTCCGCGATCTTGTCGAGCTTCGGCTCGTGGACGTCATCGTCACGGTCGGAAGCCAGCCCTACCAGGACCTCTACGCCGCGCGCGGCAACGACTTCTGGAAGCACACGCCGAACACGGACGACCTCATGCTGCGCGAGCACTTCCTCGACCGGCTGTACGACACGCTCGTGGACGAGGAGCAGTTCCGCGAGACCGACGATTACCTCGGCCGCCTGTTTGGCAAGCTCGAGCCGCGCGCGTACACGAGCCGCGAGCTCTACGACTTCCTCGGCTCGCAGTTCGACGACCCCGACTCGTGGGTCGCGGCCGCGCACAAGCGCAAGGTGCCCATCTTCTGCCCGGCCGTGAACGACTCCTCGCTTGGCATCGGCATGGTGCAGAACTACGTGAAGGCCAAGGAGGAGGGCCGCGAGTTCCCCACGATCGACCCCATCCGCGACGCGTGGGAGCTCGCGCAGATCAAGATGAAGAGCAAGAAGACGGGCGTGATCTACATCGCCGGCGGCGTCTCCAAGAACTACATCCAGCAGACCGAGGTCATCAGCGAGGTGCTGGGCGTCGACGCCGGGGGCCACCAGTACGCCGTCCAGCTCACGACGGACTTCCCCGACTGGGGCGCGCTCTCCGGCTGCACGTTCCAGGAGGCGCAAAGCTGGGGCAAGATCGCCAAGGACGCGCGCTTCGTGCAATGCCGCATCGACGTCACGATCGGCCTGCCGCTCCTTGCCGCCGCGCTTCACCAGAAGAAGGAGCTCTGGAGCAAGCGCAAGCGGCTGCGGTTCGAGTACGAAGGGGATACGCTGAAGGGCATCCGGCAGTCGGCGTGAGGCGGCCGACGGCCACGGCGATCAGGATTGGTTCCGAAGCGCCAGCAGGTCCGCTAAGAGCGCCGGCCCCCCGACTTCGCCGCAGGACGGGCAGCGGTAGATGCCGCCCCTCGGATTCCGGACGCAGTCAACGCACGCGTGGAAGCCGCAATCCTGGCATCGGAGGGCCAAGCCCCGGAATGTCTCCGGGCCGCTTGCGAATACGACGCGCTTGGTTTCGCCCAATCCCCGGATGCGCAGCGTCTTTCCGCACGAGCCGCACGCGACCTCGTCCTCCAGCGCCAGGGGGCGTCCGTCCTTGTGCGTCCAGGCTGCCGGCGGCAAGCGGCTTCGGAAGAGGCGCCGGAAGATTCCCATGTCCTCACTCCTTGTACATGCCTTGGACGTCGCGGCAGTAGTTACCCTCGGGTGTCTCCACGACGAGGTAGACGAG
The window above is part of the Candidatus Thermoplasmatota archaeon genome. Proteins encoded here:
- a CDS encoding inositol monophosphatase family protein produces the protein MTFSDKERADIERLFADMADAVTRRTLSLAPERWGETTGMGADGTPTKLVDQVAEDEARAVLDQSGFDFSLVSEECGAIERGGDWWIVLDPVDGTTNAARGIPYYCTTLALGRRSTDDVVYGLTRNIPTGETFSAWRGAGVRRNGHPVRAAPFPREERPTFALVLGKRANATALKLAGMRANVRALGAAALDLALVASGALELYYHGYGSLRVTDIAAGVLFVREAGGVVLDGEGKPLAMPLTLAPRSTVLAVGDPSALAPEGPLASLGVPG
- a CDS encoding NAD(+)/NADH kinase, coding for MKPPTRVGIVARADMPERVKVAAEVASLLRGRVELVAKDELASPLSLPGEPLAQMRADVIVTIGGDGTILYTLQQNPAPVFGVNTGELGFLTEILPADLRAGLDRLLSGDFALEERTKVATRLNGERLPDATNEAVLKASRASKMLRLRIAHDRDLIDDALRADGVIVATPTGSTSYAMSAGGPIVDPPLPALILVPIAPFKLSSRPHVFPASDTLEIEMLAPGKDAVVVLDGQFERPIGEGDRLAFTGSEQKARFVRFRKHGFERVRKHLVR
- a CDS encoding SRPBCC domain-containing protein yields the protein MAQVQKTIEVAATPEEVWDALVNPKKLSAWLECEAGFRRHGTAVHAGDSFRLDWGEEWVATGEVVDAKPGARLVTTWEWEGDDEETEVVYELAKTPKGTRLSLTHRGFEDEETAEEHGDNWEAYLANLATVAGARR
- a CDS encoding Mov34/MPN/PAD-1 family protein — translated: MSLFDWFRGAREQPETWPRRPPPRRVTKITKQCLRFICESAKSTHPHEFGAALRAEDDTVVELIVVPTESGPVSAHMQLWSLPLDSSVVGTVHSHPVSGVPQPSDEDKFLFSKFGHTHIIVGRPYGVHDWRAFDHRGDPIPLEVVA
- a CDS encoding ferredoxin family protein, with product MTHVIAQACIGVKSGECVDVCPVDCIHPRLDAPGFAGATQLYIDREVCIDCGACASVCPVSAIFPEADVPADQKHFSAINNAFFRKGAPVPAAAAAAAAPASAAAQLVTPGAAPSATAAKAGAGGPLVRKIELVQTREPSPPEEGPREASTREREFQKKAPVLLDKGRLFS
- a CDS encoding deoxyhypusine synthase family protein, which translates into the protein MPTGKKPTRKELLSTPVRQFDVRSVKTVADAIDAFKDTSFQARNLGTALAVWENMLTDKDRPTIVLGLAGSLMAGGLRKVLRDLVELRLVDVIVTVGSQPYQDLYAARGNDFWKHTPNTDDLMLREHFLDRLYDTLVDEEQFRETDDYLGRLFGKLEPRAYTSRELYDFLGSQFDDPDSWVAAAHKRKVPIFCPAVNDSSLGIGMVQNYVKAKEEGREFPTIDPIRDAWELAQIKMKSKKTGVIYIAGGVSKNYIQQTEVISEVLGVDAGGHQYAVQLTTDFPDWGALSGCTFQEAQSWGKIAKDARFVQCRIDVTIGLPLLAAALHQKKELWSKRKRLRFEYEGDTLKGIRQSA